From the genome of Salvia splendens isolate huo1 chromosome 7, SspV2, whole genome shotgun sequence:
ATCCCTTCCACCACAAAGCAGAAGAAGACCATCGGATCGCGCACTTGCAGTTGCATACCTGGGCAGGTGGCCATGTTAGCACAGCCTAAGATCTTAACTTTATTTGATAAACAAAATGAAAGCGTCAAATTTCCCATCAACTCTAATCTTTTCATACTTTTCATTTCTTCTTGTTAATACCTTGCTTCGCAAAGACAAGAAAATACAGTCCTTTatgttttatctatttatttaataatattaaacaCTTTTGAGACTTATTTAAGATTAATACAAAATATTCCAAAATTTGATAGAAAATATAAGGTACTCCAATTATAAAATGAGGTGGTAGGATTTAAACACTTAAAgcaatattattttcttaaataaatttaattatgtacttatTAATTATTCAACTACGTAAATAAGAAATACAATAATtcgattaaataaaatttattttcgaTTATGGTAATTCATACTTTCTCTAATTTATGTTCATTGCTGattattttacattattgcaaGTTATTTACATAATAACTGAGTTCCAATATTTCTGCAAATATTGAATAGGAAAGTAAACTCCAAAATAAATTATGGTTTCTCAGTTGAAGAGAACAAAGTAAATATTTTTGGCCAAAGTGACTCATCCAAAAATAATAAGATTATGAAGAAAGTTGCACAAACTCACATGCATGGAGGGGGGCCTTCACCCTCCGGCTCTAGTTTCCTCCATTCATATGGCTTTGCAGCAGTGTCCAATGCCCATACATCAGCTAAAGGCCGTTTCCCTATAAAAAAGAATGATCAATTTGTTTACCAACAGGCATCACATAATATACAGAGGGATGCATAATTTAAGAAGACAAACCATCATTTCCCCCAATTGCCATTAAATACCGCTGTCCCACCAAAGCCATTACATGCCCATACCGTGGGCCGGGGCCAGGACCATGCACCACAACCCTAATGAAATTCAGATGCTAGCTCAGTGATtatatacaatgaagtaaatgGGTTGTACAGAGCATGATCACTCCAGGTTATGGAGCAAACAATACAAAGATGCATTTAACATAAAAACTTACCTATGCCATCTTGGCCGTTGCTGTGTAAGATCCAGAACATGAAGATCTTCAGCCGATAAACCAGCCGGACCAATCCCACCCTATGACAGATAAGAGCCACAACTTGTTTATCCAAActtaaaaaggatagatatgtaacTTCTATAGCGATAATTTCATCTGTCAACAAACCTGAATAACAACCATGGTGCCTACAGCAGTTGCAACATGAGCCGCCCTAGGTGTGGGTGGCTCCCCAATCGGGGTTACActgaaaatatataaaagtcCCCAGCTTGATTAACAAAAGTACAAACTGAATGAACCAACAACCAGACCAGAACAAAAAGATCATCTTAACTTACCATGACCACTTATTTGCCAATACATCATAGCAATGCACATCTGCAGTAGCACCAGCCAAACCTGCAATAACATGTTTCCGAAATTAGAATCTGTGATATGATCAGCTAGTGATATAATTCCCATTTTCAGTATGACTATCTATCATTAACAGAAACAAGCAGTTAAGCACTGgataaaaattttataaatagcCTTCAACGTCCATGTTATAAAAATGTTATACTATCGAAAACTTGTTTTAAATCTTAATTACCAAATTCTTCTACAAGCTAAATGCTTAAGACCCTCTAACAAAATTCATCACAGCTGCACAAGATAAATCAGTCTCCACAGAACCCTCTCAATCACCAATAAACTCATCTTTTGAGTAATTCAGATTCCAATATTAATAGCACCAAAAATCATTCTCATTTCAATCTATACCACAAATTTACTCAAGAAAATCAAGACATAGTTCCCATGCTTCAAATCATTATCGTAATCAACTTAAGGTGACTAAATCATCAAGAGAGGAGAAATCAACTTTTGACGCATTACAAGTATCTAGAGATATATGAGAACATACGGATTCCTGCGCTTCCCGCAGAAGAAGGAGTTCCCGATGCAGCTGAATTGCCTTCGAGCGCCGTCGCCCCTCCAAATAGAATCAATCTCGGCCCTATGTATCCAGGACTCCCCTCCTCCCCAACCGCCGGCACCGCAGTCAGCGTGTGGCCACATCGCGGACCTGGACCATCCTCCTTCTTCTCAATTATCGCGTTCACCACAGTATACATCGGCGCGCAGCGTGGCCCGCCCACCGCCGCCCCTCCGCTATTACTATTATTGATATTGCTCTGCTCCTGCTGCAGCTGCGGCGACGAGGATTGAGATTCGCCGGACAGCAGCGCGACCGAATTAGCGGCCGAGGCGGAGTCTGGCGACGGATCTCGATCGGTCTCGCCGGCCATAGCGGAATCAACGTCCATTAATTCGAAAAAGCCCTAATTCCAAAGCTTCGCAATGGCACCGGAGCTGGAATCCTCAAAAATGGGCATTTCGCATCTTCATTTTGGAGAAAGCCCTAGCTCCGATCGATTGAGAGATTTCACAAACACAAACAGAGACGAATTCCCCTTTTTGTTCAAAGTTTCGCTTTATTTCGTCGCTTTATCTTTGAAGAGGTGACGAGGAATACAAACGGGACGGCTAATCTAAACAcgctctatctctctctctccaacacaactgtttctctctttctttctctacAAATAAATCTAGCTCTTTACAGAGAGATTGAATTAACGCTTTTTAAGATTCCGTTAATTACCGCAGTAAATATTTGGGAAAAGGAAATCTTCGAATTTTGGAAAGGTGACGACGGCTGTTCCCATTTTAACGGAGGTGAAATGTTGGGGATTGCGTGAAAGAGACGTCACAGTGAGGCGCGTGCGGACGAGCGAACTGACGTGGCCTGACATAACCACAAGGGAGGGAGCTGGCTTCACCTTTTATTGTCTCTCTCTTAATATTATTACCAtctattatgaaattaaaacattcaaatataattatattaccACTATACTCTCCACCATTCCTCAAATAATATATGGGGTGTGATTGCCATGAATATTAGATTAATCTTGACTCAGTTATACTCCCTCATTCTCTCACGTAAGTATGAAATTCTCCACTAAATATactttaaaatttcttttcttgttatctttctcatattttattaattatgtattaaagCTCTGAACCAATTGTTCATACTTCTCGGAAGTGTAAGGTGGGTACTAGATTAGGTTGGTAAATATGGTGGTTCGCATTTACTTGCTCGTTCATGTTTGACATGTGTCTATAGCagtcatatttattattacgtTGTGCTTATTAACCTCTCACAGAAAGGAAAAAAGGTATCTTGGCGTGCTTATGAACTTTTAAGTAGGAGTACTATATCATTCCCTAACAACATCAAGGCTATACATTATAAATAAACAATTTTAAATTAGATTTAGTtccaaaaattaatatttctaaaaatagagtATCCGACAACTGAACATTTTAATAGAGTGAAAGAAAACGGTCCAAACAAACATCACCATGTCATTCTGCAATAATAGCAACCACACCAATAATAGTTCACATACAGACAAAactagcagcagcagcagtcTTCATTGAAGGAATAATGTGTTGCATTTATGACAGaagttttaacaaaaaaaacagtAACTTTCACAACCCAAACAACTTCTCTTGTTTCAGGCCCCCCATCACTGCTGGGCGCATTGAACCCTCTGGCCCCCGCCGTGCATGTCCTCGTCATCCTCATCGTAAGCCTCCTGGTGCTGGGCTGCGGCCCTCCTCCGGGTTTCCTCCTCGATGTTGACATCGTGGAGAGTCGTCTCCTCACACTCATCAATCTCCATGTCGGTCAGCTGGGACTGCGGCCTTGCGGGGAGGATCTTCTCCAAGGCAGCGACCTGGTCTGGCACGAGGGATTCTGGGAAATCGACGTTGAAATGGATGTAGAGCTTGCCCTTCATGAAGGGCCTCTGGTACATTGGCATTCCTTCGTCGTTGATCGCCTTGTATGAATCTGTAAGGGGTCAGTGTATTAGTGAATTCTGACACATCGGATAATCATCGCAAAACTAGATTAAACCGAGAAAACAGATGTAAACACTTACTAGGCTTCACAACTTCTCCCGGGTGCGACTTGATGAGTAGCTGTCTGCCGTCTAGGTGAGACAGGATAAACTGAAACCCACAGAGGGCCTCGGTAAGGGACAGTGAgtgctcggtgaagaggtcaTCGCTCTTTCTCTTGAACTTGGGATGCTCCTTCTGTTGGAGCACGAAGACTATATCTCCGGTCACAGTATCAGGCTGCATAAGTAAACACATCATATCATATCAGAATCGTCTCAACACAATACAACACGAGATCAATCAGGATATAACTATCATACATACCGCCTCATCAGCTTCTCCTGGGAAAGTGATCTTCTGTCCGTTCTGCATTCCCTTCTCGACATGGACTTCCAAGACTTTCTTCTCCTGAACAACCTTCTCACCCTTGCACTGGCTGCACCGATCTTTATCACTGATGGTTTCTCCCGTACCTTTGCAGTCATTGCACGGGTGCTGCATCTGCTGAATCATGCCAGGGCCAAGTTGCCTAATGGAGACCTTCATGCCACTTCCTTGACAGCCCGTGCATTTCATGGAAGCTCCTGATTTCGATCCCTTACTGTCATACAAGATCCCATCAAACCACGTTAGCCACAATATTCAAGTATAAAGCAAAGCAGATCACCCGAAAAGAACACCACCATACGGGCGAAAACATACCCACTACACTTGGAACAAATAACATTGCGTGACAGAGAGAGCTTCTTCTTGGTCCCAAGATAGAGCTCCTCAAGAGACACCTTCAATGGATGCACTACATCTTCTCCCCTTCTTTGCCTTCTTCCTCTACTGCTACCACCACCTGGTTACAGAGACATGACAAATCAGTTAAGATTACTCTATGAAACTTGAAAACAAGCACTCTGTCCACGCTGCTTACCTCCAAATGGGTTCCCGCCAAAGAATGATGAGAATATATCAAATGGGTCGTGCATGCCGCCTCCCCCACCCATTCCTTCCTTGAGTGCATCCTCACCATACTGGTCATAGATTTCACGTTTCTCAGGATCACTTAGCACCTCATAAGCATGAGCAAGCTCCTTGAACTGCATCACATACCATCATTTCAGTCCTCCAATCAAACTAAGCATCAACAAGGCTAGAAAACTTCCCATGATTAAAATTTATCATCCTATTATTGTTGATGATGCAACAATTTCATACTGCTATATCACAATAATTTACTTTGCTCTTAGTTATTAGCATACACATCAATGAACATGTAATTAGCAATTAATGATGTTATCTCATACATGATCACTCAAGCAATGCACGCTATTCAGTAAACGGCTTGTTTCACTACATTTAGCTATCAATAAGTCGATCAAACTTCTAAAAACCGAATATTTGTCTTCACAACACCTAGTTCACGTTCAACACTTTAGTCAATGAAGAAGAAACTTCTGAAAGATTTCATATAATCCAGAAACCATTACACCTAAAGGCCAAAATATCAGTCTTCAATTCGATTCATCAGAAAAAGTCAACAACATATTCAATTATCCATCGATTATAATCCAAAAACCCTAAATTGATGTCCAACAACATAACACATACGATCTCCCATACCAAACAGAGACAGCCATATCAATCAAAAATTCTCAAATAAACCAATTAACGAAAGAATTTACCACAGATCGAGCTAAAAACCACTCGGTGAACTCACCACCCACTCCCAAAACAcagaaaataaatcaacaatACCTCCTCATGATCACTAATAAACCACATCAATCAACAATTGCCAATCGCTTCACCAtccaattaataatataaaccACTCAAACAAAAGAATCAGCACAGATCAAGCTAAATAACACTCGGTGTAAATCGTCACACtccaaaaacacaaaaaatcaaTCAGCAATACCTTCTCAGGGTCACCGCCCTTATCAGGATGGTTTTTAATAGCAGCTTTCTTATACGCCTTCTTCAAATCCTCCGGCGACGCCGTCTTAGGCACCCCGAGAATCTCATAATACCTCGAATTGTCGCTCTTCTTCGGCGCGCCTCTCCCAAACATATTCAATTACTCAGAATTAACTCCTCGATTGAGAGGTCGATTACTAAGTATCACAAGCGATCGAGAGCTTTTTAGAGAGAGGGAGCGAGAGAAACAGCAGTCTATATTGCGAATGTGAGGGAAACAAGGGCCGAATTTAATAGGGAATTCACTGACGGTGGCGATGGAGCGATCGAGCGATCCTGGCCGTTGGACTAGGCAAAGGTAGTTTCCTTCGATAGGTGAAGAATCTCGAATTCTCTACCTTGTTCTtttctattttcaatttttgttgGATTAATTAGTGGCCGTTGATTATGGAAAGGAGGGTCCAGATTTCTCTTCTAGATTGTTCTATGCATGTTGAATGAGAACACGCTTTTAAGTTCTAACTTCTATCAATAAAAACGTGGTCATGTAAACATATGTAAAGAATTAAAAGATGAAGTTTAAAATTGCTTGTAATTGTTTCATGGCGAAATATTTCGTATAAATTGTTGATGTGGTGCCTTAAATTTGTGATGTAGTCGACTATTCTTTGATTCCCTCGGTTTCATAATAGATGACATAGTTGGAAAATGACACGTGATTTtaagagatgttgttttgtgtattaggtAGAGAaaggaaataatatatttatattaatgtgagagaactttttctaaaaatgaaaacgtgACATATTTTgtgaaacaaactaaaaatgaaagtttgaCCTCTATTACgggtattttaattttgatttgtgAATATTAATTCAATTGATGTATCTTAGACAACTTAATTTAGGTTAGtcgaatttaaaatatatatatatatatatatatatatatatataactcaaaaataaaaaacttaacATTGTCTAATTTTCACACATTTAACCTTAATCTGATTCCGATGTTGTTCAATCAAGTAGTACATTCGTTTTGGCTTATCCTTTTCCATCAATTTCGACCACGAATCCTCGTCATCAAATGAGTTTTTTCTTCAATGAGAAGGTCCTCCCCATCCAAATAAATGAACATCCTGAACCTCTACAACAATCATCCTCGCCCTCTTACCTCGTCGTTATAGATGTTTAAAAAACCCTTGCGTTAAGCAAGCAGGCGGAGTCCGTAGACCGTAGCTAGCATAATCGGGTGGTTTATGCTCATGCTCTTTATTGTTTAGTTAatgtattattatttgttttgatctACACATTTAACTAtctaaaaacaattttttctatcttaataacataaaataaatgaaCTAACAAGCCTCAATTTTTAAGTAATTTAATGCaataatcaaactaaatatcTACTAAGCTAGAGTAGCGTTCATGATAATGCTCACATTATAAAATATGAATCAATATTGAAAATACGAGGCAATTTTCAACCTAATTTAAATTCGTGTTATTTGAAAAGCACAAGCACCTACACATGCTCTAGACCACATTTTTCTAttggatttttttaatgttgaatTTTGCTTTTACTCTCTTCATTTCGCATACGCATACAATCTTCTCCCTTTTCACATTGTTTCTGGGAAATTAACGTGTGCGTTTGTcatcaaatttataaaaaatttcaatgtTTTTTACAAGTATCAATATCTCCAGAAATTATTCTGACGAAGTTGCATGGATTAAATCACGAATTTTCACTGcaggtaatttttttttatttttacatgtatgaaatttatttaaaaataaaatatatcacCAGTAATTTCAATTTGAACTTGAGCTGAAATCCACACTTGAATCacgagtattttcacagtaatTTTTGTTCTCGGTTGCGGAATTGCATGCTGCATTGGTAAATCGTCTCGTTGATTGATTAATTGAGCTGAAATTCACTGCGAAGATCACATTATGTGATAGAATTCTGCGAATTTGATGGTGATTATGCACAGATATAACCTTCATTTCGTGTTGAGGCATATGCTTAATCGTTAGAATGCTTTTAATTTATGTTGTGGTCTTGCATCATAATCTGCTACAATGATCTGTGAAGAGGAATTGTTGAAATATTGTGCCAAATTATGATTCATCTTTTCCTAATTTGTATGCTGCAGCTCTGGCAAGATGGGTGCTCCAAGGAGATGGATCAATAAATTGCTTGGTTTGAAGAAATCAGAGAAAATAGCATCTTCGGAGGAGGAACATGTTGGTGACATTTTCTgatttctaatctccttttgtTGTATCGTGTATTGTGTATTGCAATTCTGATTTCTTTGAAAGTTTGATACACAGATCTAGGTTGCTTTATGAACTGTCTTCGATTTGTTGTTGA
Proteins encoded in this window:
- the LOC121742179 gene encoding dnaJ protein homolog → MFGRGAPKKSDNSRYYEILGVPKTASPEDLKKAYKKAAIKNHPDKGGDPEKFKELAHAYEVLSDPEKREIYDQYGEDALKEGMGGGGGMHDPFDIFSSFFGGNPFGGGGSSRGRRQRRGEDVVHPLKVSLEELYLGTKKKLSLSRNVICSKCSGKGSKSGASMKCTGCQGSGMKVSIRQLGPGMIQQMQHPCNDCKGTGETISDKDRCSQCKGEKVVQEKKVLEVHVEKGMQNGQKITFPGEADEAPDTVTGDIVFVLQQKEHPKFKRKSDDLFTEHSLSLTEALCGFQFILSHLDGRQLLIKSHPGEVVKPNSYKAINDEGMPMYQRPFMKGKLYIHFNVDFPESLVPDQVAALEKILPARPQSQLTDMEIDECEETTLHDVNIEEETRRRAAAQHQEAYDEDDEDMHGGGQRVQCAQQ